In Lactococcus garvieae subsp. garvieae, the following proteins share a genomic window:
- a CDS encoding dihydrofolate reductase → MIYAIWAEDEKKVIGIDGHLPWRLPAELEHFKKTTYHQAILMGRKTFEGMNKRVLPGRITIVLTRDETYPKEDNDRVLIMHSVSEVVEWYNNQERDLYIIGGSEMFLLFENELSALYKTVVHGEFAGDTYFPDTFDFSKYVKVSADYHKKDAQNPYDFTVEKYERKEKQKP, encoded by the coding sequence ATGATTTACGCAATCTGGGCAGAGGACGAGAAAAAAGTAATTGGCATCGATGGTCATTTACCTTGGCGCTTACCTGCTGAACTCGAACATTTTAAAAAGACAACGTATCATCAAGCAATTTTGATGGGCCGCAAAACCTTTGAAGGCATGAATAAGCGTGTGCTTCCTGGACGTATCACTATCGTTCTTACAAGAGATGAAACTTATCCCAAAGAAGATAACGACCGTGTCCTAATCATGCATAGTGTATCCGAAGTTGTAGAATGGTATAATAATCAAGAGCGTGATTTATATATCATTGGCGGATCAGAGATGTTCCTTCTTTTCGAAAATGAGCTATCAGCGCTCTATAAAACGGTTGTTCATGGAGAATTTGCAGGGGATACTTATTTCCCTGATACGTTTGATTTTTCGAAGTATGTGAAAGTGTCAGCGGATTATCACAAAAAAGACGCGCAAAATCCTTATGACTTTACCGTTGAAAAATATGAGCGGAAGGAGAAACAAAAGCCGTGA